In a genomic window of Mycolicibacillus parakoreensis:
- a CDS encoding M18 family aminopeptidase: MTSTAADLCDFIDASPSPFHVCATVAQRLRAAGYRQLAETDPWPAAGRFYIVRSGSLVAWNATGAAGGGFRIVGGHTDSPNLRVKQHPDREAAGWQLVALAPYGGAWLNSWLDRDLGLSGRLSVRAGSGAGVEEHLVRIDEAILRVPQLAIHLAEDRKAVSLDPQRHVNAVWGTGAAAPLLEFVAERAGVAPADVLGFELMTHDLAPSAVTGADGQFLSAPRLDNQVSCYAGLAALLAAAHNPDPAAPTPVLALFDHEEVGSVSDHGADSDLLVSTLERITAAAGGDRAAFLRALAASMLASADMAHATHPNYPERHEPGHHIALNAGPVLKNHPNLRYATDGRTAAAFALACEQAGVALQRYEHRADLPCGSTIGPMSAARSGIPTVDVGAAQLAMHSAREFMGSADVADYAAALAAFLAPAPR, encoded by the coding sequence ATGACGTCCACCGCAGCGGATCTGTGTGATTTCATCGACGCTTCCCCGTCGCCGTTTCATGTCTGCGCGACGGTGGCGCAGCGGCTGCGCGCCGCCGGCTACCGCCAACTCGCCGAGACCGACCCGTGGCCGGCGGCGGGCCGGTTCTACATCGTGCGGTCCGGCTCGCTGGTGGCGTGGAACGCCACCGGCGCCGCGGGCGGTGGCTTCCGGATCGTCGGCGGGCACACCGACAGCCCCAACCTGCGGGTCAAACAGCACCCCGACCGGGAGGCGGCCGGCTGGCAGCTGGTGGCGCTGGCCCCCTACGGCGGGGCGTGGCTGAACTCGTGGCTCGACCGCGACCTGGGGCTCAGCGGCCGGCTGTCGGTGCGGGCCGGCTCCGGGGCCGGCGTCGAGGAGCATCTGGTCCGCATCGACGAGGCGATCCTGCGGGTGCCGCAGCTGGCGATCCACCTCGCCGAGGACCGCAAGGCGGTCAGCCTGGACCCGCAACGCCACGTCAACGCCGTCTGGGGCACCGGTGCGGCGGCGCCGCTGCTGGAGTTCGTCGCCGAGCGGGCCGGGGTCGCGCCCGCCGACGTGCTCGGCTTCGAGCTGATGACCCACGATCTGGCGCCGTCGGCGGTGACCGGCGCCGACGGCCAGTTCCTCTCGGCGCCCCGGCTGGACAATCAGGTGAGCTGCTATGCGGGGCTGGCGGCGCTGTTGGCCGCCGCGCACAACCCCGACCCGGCCGCCCCGACACCGGTGCTGGCGCTCTTCGACCACGAGGAGGTGGGCTCGGTCTCCGACCACGGCGCCGACTCCGACCTGCTGGTGAGCACCCTGGAGCGGATCACGGCCGCCGCCGGCGGGGACCGCGCGGCGTTCCTGCGCGCCCTGGCCGCCTCGATGCTGGCGTCGGCGGACATGGCCCACGCCACCCACCCCAACTACCCGGAGCGCCACGAGCCGGGCCATCACATCGCGCTCAACGCCGGCCCGGTACTCAAAAACCATCCCAACCTGCGCTACGCCACCGACGGGCGCACCGCCGCGGCGTTCGCGCTGGCCTGCGAGCAGGCGGGCGTGGCGCTGCAACGCTACGAGCACCGCGCCGACCTGCCGTGCGGGTCGACGATCGGGCCGATGAGCGCGGCGCGCAGCGGGATCCCCACCGTCGACGTCGGGGCGGCGCAGCTGGCGATGCATTCGGCGCGGGAGTTCATGGGCTCGGCCGACGTGGCCGACTACGCCGCGGCGCTGGCGGCGTTCCTCGCGCCGGCGCCGCGGTAG
- the purL gene encoding phosphoribosylformylglycinamidine synthase subunit PurL, which produces MTPGPSEHLDTVAHAASTPDDPQPFGELGLKDDEYARIRDILGRRPTDAELAMYSVMWSEHCSYKSSRVHLRYFGQTTTEEMRQAMLAGIGENAGVVDIGDGWAVTFKVESHNHPSYVEPYQGAATGVGGIVRDIMAMGARPVAVMDQLRFGAADAPDTRRVVDGVVRGIGGYGNSLGLPNLGGETVFDASYAGNPLVNALCVGALRKEDLHLAFASGTGNKIILFGARTGLDGIGGVSVLASETFAGDEAGAGRKKLPAVQVGDPFTEKVLIECCLELYADGLVVGIQDLGGAGLACATAEMAAAGDGGMAIELERVPLRAAGMTPAEVLSSESQERMCAVVTPDNVDRFLAVCAKWDVLATVIGEVTDSDRLQITWHGEAVVDVPPGTVADEGPVYERPLARPAGQDALNADTTAGLVRPATGEELRATLLALLGSPHLCSRAFITEQYDRYVRGNTVLAEHADGGVLRIDEETGRGIAVATDASGRYTQLDPYTGAQLALAEAHRNVAVTGATPIAVTNCLNFGSPEDPGVMWQFAEAVRGLADGCAALGIPVTGGNVSFYNQTGATAILPTPVVGVLGVIDDVDRRIPTAFGTEPGETLMLLGETRDEFDGSIWAQVTADHLGGRPPAVDLDREKLLAQVLTAASRDGLLSAAHDLSEGGLIQAVVESALAGETGCRIVLPDGVDPFVALFSESAGRVLVAVPRTEESRFSALCAARALPAVRIGVVDQGSDAVEVQDQFRVPLAELREVTEGVLPGLFG; this is translated from the coding sequence GTGACCCCTGGGCCTTCTGAACACCTCGACACCGTCGCGCACGCCGCCAGCACCCCCGATGACCCGCAGCCGTTCGGCGAACTCGGCCTCAAAGACGACGAGTACGCCCGCATCCGCGACATCCTGGGCCGGCGCCCCACCGACGCCGAGCTGGCCATGTACTCGGTGATGTGGAGTGAGCACTGCTCGTACAAATCCTCCCGGGTGCATCTGCGCTACTTCGGGCAGACCACCACCGAGGAGATGCGGCAGGCGATGCTCGCCGGGATCGGGGAGAACGCCGGCGTGGTCGACATCGGGGACGGCTGGGCGGTCACCTTCAAGGTGGAATCGCACAACCACCCGTCCTACGTGGAGCCCTACCAGGGCGCGGCCACCGGCGTGGGCGGCATCGTGCGCGACATCATGGCGATGGGGGCGCGTCCGGTCGCGGTGATGGACCAGTTGCGCTTCGGCGCGGCCGACGCGCCCGACACCCGCCGGGTCGTCGACGGGGTGGTGCGCGGCATCGGCGGCTACGGCAACTCCCTGGGCCTGCCCAACCTCGGCGGCGAGACCGTCTTCGACGCCAGCTACGCGGGCAACCCGCTGGTCAACGCGCTGTGCGTGGGGGCGCTGAGAAAAGAGGACCTGCACCTGGCGTTCGCCTCGGGCACCGGCAACAAGATCATCCTGTTCGGGGCGCGCACCGGTCTCGACGGCATCGGTGGGGTGTCGGTGCTGGCGTCGGAGACCTTCGCCGGCGACGAGGCCGGCGCCGGGCGCAAAAAGCTGCCCGCCGTGCAGGTCGGCGACCCGTTCACCGAGAAGGTCCTCATCGAATGCTGCCTGGAGCTCTACGCCGACGGCCTGGTGGTCGGCATCCAGGACCTCGGGGGGGCCGGATTAGCCTGCGCCACTGCGGAAATGGCGGCCGCCGGGGACGGTGGTATGGCGATCGAGTTGGAGCGGGTGCCGCTGCGGGCGGCGGGGATGACCCCCGCGGAGGTGCTCTCCAGCGAATCGCAGGAGCGCATGTGCGCGGTGGTGACCCCGGACAACGTGGACCGATTCCTGGCGGTCTGCGCCAAGTGGGACGTGCTGGCCACGGTGATCGGTGAGGTCACCGACTCCGACCGGCTGCAGATCACCTGGCACGGTGAGGCCGTGGTCGACGTGCCGCCGGGCACCGTGGCCGACGAGGGGCCGGTCTACGAACGTCCCCTGGCCCGCCCGGCCGGCCAGGACGCGCTCAACGCCGACACCACCGCGGGGCTGGTGCGCCCGGCCACCGGCGAGGAGCTGCGCGCCACCCTGCTGGCGTTGCTGGGCAGTCCGCATTTGTGCAGCCGGGCGTTCATCACCGAACAGTACGACCGCTACGTGCGCGGCAACACCGTGCTCGCCGAGCACGCCGACGGCGGTGTGCTGCGCATCGACGAGGAGACCGGCCGCGGCATCGCGGTCGCCACCGACGCGTCCGGGCGCTACACCCAGCTGGACCCCTACACCGGCGCGCAGTTGGCGCTGGCCGAGGCGCACCGCAACGTCGCGGTCACCGGCGCCACCCCGATCGCGGTCACCAACTGCCTGAACTTCGGGTCCCCGGAAGACCCCGGGGTCATGTGGCAGTTCGCCGAGGCGGTGCGCGGGCTCGCCGACGGCTGTGCGGCGCTGGGGATCCCGGTCACCGGCGGCAACGTCAGCTTCTACAACCAGACCGGTGCGACGGCGATCCTGCCCACCCCGGTGGTCGGGGTGCTCGGTGTCATCGACGACGTCGACCGGCGCATCCCGACCGCGTTCGGCACCGAACCCGGCGAGACCCTGATGCTGCTGGGGGAGACCCGCGACGAATTCGACGGCTCGATCTGGGCGCAGGTCACCGCCGATCACCTCGGCGGGCGACCGCCCGCGGTGGACCTGGACCGGGAGAAACTGCTGGCGCAGGTGCTCACCGCCGCCTCCCGCGACGGGCTGCTGTCGGCCGCCCACGACCTCAGCGAGGGCGGGCTGATCCAGGCGGTGGTGGAGTCCGCGCTCGCCGGGGAGACCGGGTGCCGCATCGTGCTGCCCGACGGCGTCGACCCGTTCGTGGCGTTGTTCTCCGAATCGGCGGGCCGGGTGCTGGTGGCGGTGCCGCGCACCGAGGAGAGCCGGTTCAGCGCGCTGTGTGCGGCCCGGGCGCTGCCGGCGGTGCGCATCGGGGTGGTCGACCAGGGTTCGGACGCCGTGGAGGTCCAAGACCAGTTCCGGGTGCCGCTGGCCGAGCTGCGCGAGGTCACCGAGGGCGTGCTGCCCGGGCTGTTCGGATGA
- the purQ gene encoding phosphoribosylformylglycinamidine synthase subunit PurQ, whose translation MGARVGVITFPGTLDDVDAARAVRLVGAEPVPLWHADADLKGVDAVVVPGGFSYGDYLRAGAIARFAPVMTEVVGAAARGTPVLGICNGFQILCEAGLLPGALTRNVGLHFLCRDVWLRVASTATAWTTRFDADADLLVPLKSGEGRYVAPPSVLEMLEAENRVVFRYLDNPNGSQHDIAGIASADGRVVGLMPHPEHAVEALTGPSDDGLGLFYSVLDAVLAA comes from the coding sequence GTGGGCGCCAGGGTGGGGGTGATCACCTTCCCCGGCACCCTCGACGACGTCGACGCCGCGCGGGCGGTGCGCCTCGTCGGCGCCGAGCCGGTGCCGTTGTGGCACGCCGACGCCGACCTCAAGGGCGTCGACGCGGTGGTGGTGCCCGGCGGTTTCTCCTACGGCGATTATCTGCGCGCCGGCGCGATCGCCCGGTTCGCCCCGGTGATGACCGAGGTGGTCGGCGCCGCCGCCCGCGGCACGCCGGTGTTGGGCATCTGCAACGGCTTTCAGATCCTGTGCGAGGCCGGGCTGCTGCCCGGTGCGCTCACCCGCAACGTCGGGCTGCACTTCCTCTGCCGCGACGTGTGGCTGCGGGTCGCCTCCACCGCCACCGCCTGGACGACGCGGTTCGACGCCGACGCCGACCTGCTGGTGCCGCTGAAGTCCGGGGAGGGGCGCTACGTCGCCCCGCCGAGCGTGCTGGAGATGCTCGAAGCCGAGAACCGGGTGGTGTTCCGGTATCTGGACAACCCCAACGGCTCGCAGCACGACATCGCCGGGATCGCCTCGGCCGACGGCCGGGTGGTCGGTCTGATGCCGCACCCCGAGCACGCCGTCGAGGCGCTCACCGGCCCGTCCGATGACGGGCTGGGGCTGTTCTACTCGGTGCTCGACGCGGTGCTGGCCGCCTAA
- a CDS encoding family 1 encapsulin nanocompartment shell protein, producing the protein MNNLYRQLAPVTEAAWAEIEEEASRTFKRHIAGRRVVDVSDAAGPTAAAVGTGRLVDVTAPSDGVVAQLRDSKPLVRLRVPFTLSRSEIDDVERGSNDADFDPVKQAATKLAFVEDRAIFEGYEAASIEGIRAASSNPALTLPADPREMPDVISQALSELRLAGVDGPYSVLLSADAYTQVSETTQHGYPIREHLRRLVGDGEIIWAPAIDGAFVVTTRGGDFALSLGTDVSIGYLNHDDQTVQLYLQETLTFSCYTAEAAVCLRNPAPQG; encoded by the coding sequence ATGAACAACCTCTACCGTCAGCTCGCCCCCGTCACCGAGGCCGCCTGGGCCGAGATCGAGGAGGAGGCCTCGCGCACGTTCAAACGCCACATCGCCGGGCGCCGGGTGGTCGACGTCTCCGATGCCGCCGGTCCGACGGCCGCCGCGGTCGGCACCGGACGGCTCGTCGACGTGACCGCCCCCTCCGACGGGGTGGTGGCGCAGCTGCGCGACTCGAAGCCACTGGTGCGGCTGCGGGTGCCGTTCACGTTGTCGCGCAGCGAGATCGACGACGTGGAGCGCGGCTCCAACGACGCCGACTTCGACCCGGTCAAGCAGGCCGCCACGAAGCTGGCGTTCGTGGAGGATCGGGCGATCTTCGAGGGCTACGAGGCCGCCTCCATCGAGGGCATCCGCGCGGCCAGCTCCAACCCGGCGCTGACCCTGCCCGCCGACCCGCGGGAGATGCCCGACGTGATCTCCCAGGCGCTCTCCGAGCTGCGGCTGGCCGGGGTGGACGGACCGTACTCGGTGCTGCTGTCCGCCGACGCCTACACCCAGGTCAGCGAGACCACCCAGCACGGTTACCCGATCCGCGAACACCTGCGCCGGCTGGTCGGCGACGGGGAGATCATCTGGGCGCCCGCCATCGACGGGGCGTTCGTGGTGACCACCCGCGGTGGCGACTTCGCCCTGTCGCTGGGCACCGACGTGTCGATCGGGTATCTCAACCACGACGACCAGACGGTGCAGCTGTACCTGCAGGAGACGCTGACGTTCTCCTGCTACACCGCCGAAGCGGCGGTCTGCCTGCGCAATCCGGCGCCGCAGGGTTAG
- a CDS encoding MBL fold metallo-hydrolase gives MQLTHFGHSCVLADFAHTTVLFDPGTFSHGFEGITGLAAILITHQHPDHVDVARLPALLQANPEAALYADPQTAAQLGAPWQAVQPGDTLRVGALTVRGTGGTHAVIHPELPVVDNISYLLDDGAHTGAFMHPGDALYVPDEPVDVLATPAAAPWMKIAEAVDYLRAVAPARAVPIHQGIIAPDARGIYHSRLAEMCDTDFQVLPAESAVTF, from the coding sequence ATGCAACTGACGCATTTTGGGCATTCCTGTGTACTCGCCGACTTCGCGCACACCACGGTGCTGTTCGACCCGGGCACGTTCTCGCACGGCTTCGAGGGCATCACCGGGCTGGCCGCGATTCTCATCACCCACCAGCACCCCGACCATGTCGATGTCGCCCGACTTCCGGCGTTGCTGCAGGCCAACCCCGAGGCCGCGCTCTACGCCGACCCGCAGACCGCCGCCCAGCTCGGCGCGCCGTGGCAGGCGGTGCAGCCCGGCGACACCCTGCGCGTCGGCGCCCTGACGGTGCGCGGGACCGGCGGCACCCACGCGGTGATCCATCCGGAGCTGCCGGTCGTCGACAACATCTCCTATCTGCTCGACGACGGCGCGCACACCGGGGCGTTCATGCACCCCGGCGACGCGTTGTACGTGCCCGACGAGCCGGTGGACGTGCTGGCCACCCCGGCGGCCGCACCGTGGATGAAGATCGCCGAGGCGGTCGACTACCTGCGCGCGGTGGCGCCGGCCCGGGCGGTCCCGATCCACCAGGGCATCATCGCCCCCGACGCCCGCGGCATCTACCATTCGCGGCTTGCCGAGATGTGCGACACCGACTTTCAGGTGCTGCCCGCGGAGTCCGCGGTCACCTTCTAG
- a CDS encoding Dyp-type peroxidase, which translates to MAQPQPVVRPLTCAAIFLVATIDDGGEAVVHDALPDLPGLAPAIGFRDRTKNLSLVTGIGSAAWDRLFTGPRPAELHPFVALEGPRHTAPATAGDLLFHIRAETMDVCFELAGRILTAMAGAITVVDEVHGFRFFDNRDLLGFVDGTENPDGDEAVGATAVGDEDPEFTGGSYVHVQKYVHDMAGWQALSVTEQERVIGRTKLDDIEFDDDVKPADSHVALNVIEDADGNELDIFRANMPFGELGKGEYGTYYIGYARSPQTTEQMLRNMFLGDPPGNTDRILDFSTALTGGLFFAPAVEFLDDPPPLPGADVDTAPDTPASPPADPDSLRIGSLKGIPQ; encoded by the coding sequence ATGGCCCAACCCCAGCCTGTCGTGCGACCGCTGACCTGTGCGGCGATCTTTCTGGTCGCCACCATCGACGACGGCGGCGAGGCGGTGGTGCACGACGCGCTGCCGGACCTGCCCGGGCTGGCCCCGGCGATCGGGTTCCGGGACCGCACCAAGAACCTGTCGCTGGTCACCGGGATCGGCTCGGCCGCCTGGGACCGGCTGTTCACCGGGCCCCGCCCGGCCGAGCTGCATCCGTTCGTCGCGCTGGAGGGCCCGCGGCACACCGCCCCGGCCACCGCGGGCGACCTGCTGTTTCACATCCGCGCCGAGACCATGGACGTCTGCTTCGAGCTGGCCGGGCGGATCCTGACCGCGATGGCCGGGGCGATCACCGTCGTCGACGAGGTGCACGGCTTCCGGTTCTTCGACAACCGCGACCTGCTCGGGTTCGTCGACGGCACCGAGAACCCCGACGGCGACGAGGCGGTCGGGGCCACCGCGGTGGGCGACGAGGACCCGGAGTTCACCGGCGGATCGTATGTGCACGTGCAGAAATACGTCCACGACATGGCCGGGTGGCAGGCGCTGAGCGTCACCGAACAGGAGCGGGTGATCGGGCGCACCAAGCTCGACGACATCGAGTTCGACGACGACGTCAAGCCCGCCGACTCGCACGTCGCGCTCAACGTCATCGAGGACGCCGACGGCAACGAACTGGACATCTTCCGAGCCAACATGCCGTTCGGAGAGCTCGGCAAAGGCGAGTACGGCACCTACTACATCGGCTACGCCCGCAGCCCGCAGACCACCGAGCAGATGCTGCGCAACATGTTCCTCGGTGACCCGCCGGGCAACACCGACCGGATCCTGGACTTCTCCACCGCGCTCACCGGCGGACTGTTCTTCGCCCCGGCGGTCGAGTTCCTCGATGATCCACCGCCGCTGCCGGGCGCCGACGTCGACACCGCACCCGACACCCCGGCCTCACCGCCCGCCGACCCCGACTCGTTGCGCATCGGCAGCCTGAAAGGAATCCCGCAATGA
- the purS gene encoding phosphoribosylformylglycinamidine synthase subunit PurS — protein sequence MARVVVHVMPKAEILDPQGQAIVGALGRLGHGGVSDVRQGKRFELEVDDSIGDAELAEIAESLLANTVIEDWTVTREPS from the coding sequence GTGGCCCGGGTAGTGGTGCACGTGATGCCCAAGGCGGAGATCCTGGATCCGCAGGGCCAGGCGATCGTGGGGGCGCTGGGCCGGCTCGGGCACGGCGGGGTCTCCGACGTGCGGCAGGGCAAACGCTTCGAGCTGGAGGTCGATGACAGCATCGGCGACGCCGAACTCGCCGAGATCGCCGAATCGCTGCTGGCCAACACCGTCATCGAGGACTGGACCGTCACCCGGGAGCCGTCGTGA
- a CDS encoding ATPase: protein MLKSVPVVATVLVTAGLLVSPGVGADPQSCPAVCDQIPDTAWIAAGDIPLAATHRWPALAAVAVAETGAPAPLRVEELCRRPAETGGPRRYAVAARATVARPDRQWQLQAQILHWRGETWRGGQLATEVFNAAVAVLRGCQRAAPDQSPSVTVDEPGRVAAAIAGPVLAHTYLVVHPQSSTLSALTLWSTAPARPAWPPLDDGVVLDALFSPLCAAYLGSCG, encoded by the coding sequence GTGCTGAAGTCGGTGCCCGTGGTGGCGACCGTGCTGGTCACGGCGGGGCTGCTGGTGTCGCCGGGCGTCGGTGCCGACCCGCAGAGCTGCCCGGCGGTCTGCGACCAGATCCCCGACACCGCCTGGATCGCCGCCGGGGACATCCCGCTGGCCGCGACCCACCGGTGGCCCGCTCTGGCGGCGGTGGCGGTCGCCGAGACCGGCGCGCCGGCCCCGCTGCGGGTCGAGGAGCTCTGCCGCCGTCCCGCCGAGACCGGCGGGCCCCGCCGGTACGCGGTCGCCGCCCGGGCCACCGTCGCGCGCCCCGACCGCCAGTGGCAGCTGCAGGCCCAGATCCTGCACTGGCGCGGGGAGACCTGGCGTGGCGGCCAGCTGGCCACCGAGGTGTTCAACGCCGCGGTCGCGGTGCTGCGCGGCTGCCAGCGGGCAGCCCCCGACCAGTCGCCGTCGGTGACCGTCGACGAGCCCGGGCGGGTGGCCGCCGCGATCGCCGGGCCGGTGCTCGCCCACACCTACCTGGTGGTCCATCCGCAGAGCAGCACCCTGAGCGCGCTGACCCTGTGGTCGACCGCCCCGGCGCGGCCTGCGTGGCCGCCCCTCGACGACGGGGTCGTGCTCGACGCCCTGTTCAGCCCGCTGTGTGCGGCCTACCTCGGCTCGTGCGGATAG